The sequence below is a genomic window from Candidatus Sysuiplasma jiujiangense.
AAATATCCCGGGAACGCCCAACGAGCCGGAATCGATCCTTACAATACCCATCAGAAGCATCAGGGAGGACATAGGCGTAATAGCACTTCACCGCATAGGCCGAAAGTCTTTTTCAGGCGAGGAAATCGAGCTGGCGGAAATCACTGCGCGGCATTTTTCCACAGTGATGGAGAGGGCATACTCGACAGCAGAGCTGAAGAAGAGGATAGCGGAAAGGGAAATGGAGAATCATCTCAGGGCACAGGTTGCCGAGTGCACTTCGTTATGCGCCGAGATTGATGATGCCGAGCAGATCTGCCCAATTATGCTTCAAAAGGCAATGGAATTCTGTAACAGCGACAACGGTCTCCTGTTCGTCAGGAAAAAAGGGGAAGGGACACTGGCAAAACTTGCGGGAAAGGGCATAACAGGCGATACTGCGCTGCCGGAACTGAACGCGGGTGAATTCGATTCACTTTTGAAAAATGCGGTTCGCCTTTCCTCCGGCGCATTGACTGTGGAGAACATGGGCGACATTTCCACACTTACCGAATTTGTATGCCCGGGGACCCGGGAAAAGGCCGTTTCACGTCTCTTCGAACGCGCCCTCATCAGTGAGTCGCGGGAATTTGGCGGCTCATCGGCAGTATTCATATGTTTTGACTACAGATCGAATATAAGGACGGAAAATTTCAGAAACGCCGTAATGCAGGAACTGCTTAATTTTCTCTCTGTTCAGCTGGTTAAACTGAACTCAAGGAGGAGCGGCATCGTAGAACTTGAACAGTTGAAAAAGATATCCGGATTCAAGGACATTGCAAATGACGAGGCAGACATAAATTCGCTGCATAAGAAGACAACCGAGTATCTGGAAAGCGCTCTCAACGCCGTGTTTGTCGCGGCATACAGAATCGACTACGAAGGGGAACGCCTTGTTCTGCTGCACTCATCCTCGCATTCATATTTCCCTCCGAAGGAGCTGCTGTTAAAGTTCGTGGCAGGTTTCCTGGAAAAGCTCAATCGCTCATCGACGGTTGCGACAATAGATCTGAAGGACGACGCAGACAGCTATCCTGAGCTGTTCAGGAACAGGATGGCCATCTCCAGGCTCAATTCCACGGAAGGCGCCGACATACTTTTCCTGGCAGGTTTCAGCGATTACCGGGCGATGGCAGAGCAGCTTACCGTCTTTTCGGAATCTGTCAGATATCTTGAAAACAGAATAAGACAGCTGGAGGCCTCCTTCAGGGAAAGGCAGAGGTCAGGCATACTGAATCTCATCGGCGAGATAGGACGAAAGATTTCGTCCGAAAGGGATTTCAGGAGGATGCTCGATGCTCTTGCCTCGGCCGCAGGCCACATCATAGGCGCCGAATATGCGCTCACGGGAGTGGTTTCCGGCTCATTCGTCGAATGGAACGGTTATTTCGAAACAATGATTCCGGAATCGATAGACAAGCTTGCACTGAAGTCCGCAGAACGCGGGGAAGCCATAGTAGTCAACAACTTTGAAAAGTCGCAGATTGAACTGGACAGCACCTCGGCGGAGACAGTCAAGGACATGGTAATCTATCCTGTCTTCAGAAGAAGCGAAAGCGAAACACCCATACTCCTGCTCCTCCTGAACAAGTTTGACAGGAAGGGTTTTGCGGAGAATGATATCTGGATAATCGAAAGACTCGCCGCGGATGTTGTGAATTCCGTCAAAAACATAGAAACTCTGAGAAGAGAGACGCAGCTCAAGAGAAAAGCAGAGACGCTGAGCAATGAGCTTGCGGAAATACTCGACGAAATGGAATTTCCAATTCTGAGAGTGGGCACTTCCGGCAGCATAGAATTCGCGAATGAGTATGCCAGGAAGCTTTTCCTGCCGGATATTCAGGGCGAGGGACAGAAGATCACGTCCCTCCTCGATGAGAAGGATTCACTGCAGATCGTGGAACTCACAGACAACCTGAGGAAATCCGAACGGTTCGATTCTTCCTATTCGCTGCTGACGCATAACGGCCTCAGAAGAATGAATGTTTCCGGCATACCCATACAGGGGAAGGGAAAGAAAAAGGGCACCATACTGCTGATCAGGGGGGAGGAGGCGCTGATTGCTCCAGGCAATGACGGCAGTGATGAAAATTACCAGTCCGCCAGGCATTCCGAAATTGAGGGCATACGCTACACGATGAAGCGCGGCTACAGCTACATGGTGAATGAGCAGAGGCCGCTCCTGGCATATATGGCGCTGAATGATCTTTCCAGGGCCGGATTCGACATTCTTGCGATAACAAGGCAGCATCCGACAAAGATCAGGGAGAAATTCGGCTTAATCGGCGCGGAAATCAGGTGGCTGACACAGGTCGTGGGCAGCAACAATCTCGATCCCTCCAAGATATCCATGATTACAAGCGCCATTCTGAACTTTATCGACAGGCACAGGAATTCAGCAATTCTGATTGACGGCCTGGAATATCTCCTCCCAAATAACAGCGTCGTCAAGGTTGTCGGTATGCTTGAGAGCGTCATGCAGAGGACAGTGGACAGGGGTGCAGTTATAATCGCATCTGCCGACAGGCTTACCTTTGACCAGAAGGATCTTGCCATGATAGAGAAGATGTTTGAGGAACTTGATCTCAGGGAGATGAAAAGGCGTTACCTCAACACGGAGATAGAAAAATTCGATACGAATAAAATTGAACCGGCAGGAGACGATGCAAATGATTAAAAACAGAATAGAAATAGGGGTCTTGCTCCCATTCTGCCCGGCAAGCTTACGCTGACAGGATTGAAGCCTGATTTCGGGGAAAAAGGTGTTCAGCAATGTCTGATTCGGATATGGTAAATGTTCAATGCGAAACCTGCGGTGTCTACATAAGCCTCGACGGATTGAGTGTAAAGATAAAGAAATCGCTCCGGAAGCCGGTGGAATGCCCGATATGCCGGAATTCGAGGATTGCCAGGGAAATTGAAGCTGAGGAGGCAGGCTTTGCCGGGGAGGCCGACGAGGACATCGCGCCGAGGCCAAGGGAGTTTAAAAAGGCGGCAAACCAGACCGTGTTCTGATCTAATCCCGGGGGATGAAGTGCCTCCTGCCTTCGAAATACTCGGCGACCGCAGGCAGGATGTTCATCAGCGCTATTATTGCCAGTATCCTGGTCACCGGATAGATGTTCGCCGTCAGCCAGAAGGAGCCCGGAAAAGCAATCGTGAACGCTCTGCCCAGGACTTCGACGAGATAGAACGCTATGGCAATCAGCGAGAGAATCCTCAGGCAGAGGCCCGGGAGCCTTTCATTTCCCAGAAGCTGTGCGCCGAAGTTGAGAGCTATGAAAACAGAGCCGATGAAAAGGGCCGTACTGGCCATGCCCGCGGATGCGCCCAGACTGACTCCCGGATAAGCAGCGGCAAGATGCAGATATATTTCCGGCACTACTATCAGAAAGAAAAGCGCTTCCGCCACTGAAAGGACAGCCTTTACGAAGTGCAGCTGCCTGTGGAACTGTTCAGTCCTTCCGGCACCGTATGAGTTGCTCAATACCGCAGCCTCCAGCCGTATACGGGCGGCATGATGGCTGGTACGCCGCCGTAATTTGCAGCGAAAACCGCACCGTGCTTCTGCTGAACGCAATTATCAAAGCTGATCGCATATGCAAGACCCTGCTGACCGAGCATCGCCGATGTGGAGAGAGGCATGCTGTGGTTCAGCCTGAAATTGAAGAACCGGAATGCGTACGAAGCGCTGACCGAAATGTAGAGCGTCAGGTTGATCGCCGAATATGCGGATTCTGCGAGAAACCATCCTGGAAGCGAGGCGTAATAAACAGGCACAGAAACGTTGTATGAAACATTGCCGCCAGGCGGAATGTCGGGCAGCGCCTTTGAATAACCGTAGACACTCGTCCCGTTTGATGATATTGCTATATTGAGCGAGTACAGGATGCCGTTGAGGGAGTACAGTGCCCTGTTGTCCACGATGAAAGAACTGTTGATATAGAAGGCAGAAGGACTTCTGGAAGTCTGCGGGGCTGAATAAGTTTCCACTGAAATACCATGTCCGGCAACAAACGGAAGCACCGCCGATGCAATGAAAACAAGAAGCGCGAGCGATACAGCCAGGATGAGTCTCCTGAGCGTCCTTGAAAGCTGAAAATGCAAATTCAAACCAGCAGACCAGCCCTGTGAATTAATGACTGCCTGCATCCGGATAAATAACATGAGATGCCGGTTTCACACCTTGATAAGCTTGCGTGCGGCGCAGCATTGCGCAAGGACAGGGTCCATGATCACTTCGTCCCCGCGGCACGGCGGTCCGCGGCCCAACAGTGCCTGCACAGGAACGTGACTGACCTGCCGGCTATTAAAGCGCAGCCAGGCCTTGTCAGAATGAATTATATACAGAATTGATGTATGCGCTTCCTGAATGACAGGAATAGAAGGAAAGGAGCTGCAGAAAAAGGTTGTAATCAGGGTAATCGATGATATCGACAGCCAGATCCTTTCCCTGCTGCGCGAAAATGCAAGAATGAAAAATGTTGAAATCGCAAGGCATGTGAACCTTACCGAAGGCGGTGTAAGGGCGCGCATAGCCAAGATGGTCAACGATCACATTATAGAGAGGTTCACAATAGTCACAAGGAGCAATCAGATTTCCGGCCTTGTGCTGATCAAGACACAGCTGGATCAGACGAAGATTGTAATAAAGAGGCTGAAGGAAATCTCATCATCCGTGTATGAGACAAGCGGCGAATTTGATGTTGCCTCGGAAATGAGTGCAGACACTGTCGAACAGCTGAACCAGAAAGTCGACGAAATAAGATCTTTTCCCGGCGTACTCGAAACAATGACACTGATCAAAATGAGCTGAAAGTCCTCCGTGCCTTGAAACATTTAAAATGGAACCGGACATAGCATATCTGTGACTTTTCAGCCAGAGAATGAGGACAAAACTGTTGTCGGGAGACCCGGCCTCGCCGCGAATCTGATGAAAAGGCTTGTCTATGCCGCCCTGTCCGTATTCTTCATTTCATCCGCGACAACGCTGTGGTCAAGCACGGGCTATCTGAACATCGGTGTGCTTCTGGCAGTCTGGTCCCTTCTCATCATTTCCGGCGTGCTGCTTGTTCTAGCGGCGCTGGTCAGGCCCCCAACTCAGGGCAGGAGAAGGAAGACATTCTTCGGCAGGACCGGCCTCCTTAAAAAGACGCTGAACAAATCCGCATGGGTTCTGCTGGCAGTTTTCTTTATCTCGTTTGCCGCAGGTCTGTGGTCAGCACCCGTCAGATCCGGTCTGGAAACAGCCGTTGCCGTCTGGTCCCTTCTCATCATTTCCGGCGTGCTGCTCGTTCTTGCAGCATTTACAGACACAGACAGCAGGAAGATGGAAAATGCCTATCTGGTCATTCTGCTTTCCGGCATGACAGCGCTTTTTGCCGGAATAGTCGCTACCGCACCGCTGTTCGGAACGGATGAAATTGCGATTGAAACATATGCTGCACACCTCACCCTGAACGGCATAGATCCGTATGTCGTGGCAAACATGGTCGGCGTATTCCAGCTCTACCATGTATCTTTCTATTATCTGACACCACTGCTGACGGGCGGCTTTGTTCACAGCCTCAACTATCCCGGACTCTCGGTCCTGCTCATGTTGCCCGGCGCGCTTGGATGGGTACACAGCAACTATGTTCTCGTGTTTTTCAACCTTGCTTCCTATCCACTGCTCTTCTTTTACTACAGACGGTCTGATTTTACAATTATTTTTCCGTATGCTGTTTTTGTCCTTTTCCTTAATTTCAACTGGATATACTATACAGCCGGCGGACTCACGGAGATCATCTGGCTGTTCTTTCTTTCAGCCTCATACGTATCAAGAAACAGGCCATGGCTGAGCGGCCTCCTCTACGGGCTGAGTCTTTCCAGCAAGCAGACTGCGGCGGCGATTCTTCCATTCTATCTGTATTTCATCTACATGGAGAACAGCAGAAGCACGAAGCTTACGGGTGAATTTGTTCTGGCCGGAACGCTGTCGTTTCTGCTCACCAATCTGCCTTTCATTTTAATGAACCCGCACTCCTGGTTTTTCAGCGTTGCCGGAGTAGCAAGCCAGCCCATAATCGGTATAGGACTTGGTCCCTCGATAATATCGTTCGCCGGCTTTGTTCCGATGTCAAAACTTGTGTTCTATGCCGTTCCGGTAATAATCATCGCAGGGCTGTTCGCACTTTACGTCACATACTACGGCGAACTGCGCTATGCATTCTTTGCGTTTCCGGTCATAGCTTTCGTTTTCTACTACAGGCTCCTGCTCAACTACCTTGTCTACTGGCCATTTCTCATACTTCTTGTTTTCCCTGATGTGATGCAGGCTGTTTACGGTATGAAGCCGGTGCCCCGGGACTGGAGGGGAGCCGGACGGAAAGTTGCAGCAGCGGCAGCAAATCTGAGGAAACGGAAGGCGGGCGCGGCGGCAGTACTGCTGATGATTCTCGGAAGCAGCATTGTCGCCGGCTACGGTTACGCTGCCGCACTGCATAACCCCCTTGAGATCACAGGAATAGAATCATTCGGAGACCCGTTTGATATACCTTACAGCATTACATCGATGAACATTACAATGCGTTATCTGCCGGCCGCAGGAATGCCGCAGAGTATACCGGTATTTTTCAGGGTTCTGATCAACGGTCCCCTCGTGAGCGCTAACGGTATGCTCTGGAGTGCCCGGTCGCCGCACGTGGGCAGGGGAAACACAACGCTGCAGATATTCCCTGACACGGTAATCGACTACGTCCCTGTGAATACGGGATTCAGGCTCATCGCATACTACGGCAGCTTCCAGGCATCCTATTATTCTGCCGGAAGCAAAAATATCTCAGTGGTGCCGATGGAGAATCCGCTCATGCAGAGGGCTACATTCTTCAGCTCGATGTTGCCGGCAGGCTGGGAATTCGAGCGGAACGCAGGGACCAGTGCGTCATACGTATATACACCGGGCAGGATCACTCTCACGCTTGGCATGGCAGCGAACAGGCATATACCCGCAGAGGCCGCAATAGCGAACGACAGAATCAATCTGAGCTCGCTTGCTTCATCTGATTACATACTGTCGTACTCCCTTTCCGTGAATGACGGCGGCAGCACAAACACAGGAAGTGCTGTTTACGGAGCACTGTTTGCCTTCGGCAACAATACCGAGCACATACTCGTTGAATACAACAGCTCCGTTTACTTCTCATATTCCAGCCCGGGACCGGATTCGATAATCATACGCACCAACCAGACCGCCATCTACTTCAGCCAGATTGCAAGCCTCGCGGAATTTGAGCACTGGCCGATGCATGGCGTAAGATTTATGTACCTAGTATGTACGCTCTCTTCAGACGTACCGGTTTCGGCAACATTCTACAATTTCAGTATCAGGAGTGGTTAACATGACAGAGTTGACGGTTGTCCTTCCCACATTCAATGAGGCGGAAAACCTGCCGCTGGTAATAGAGAGGATAGAGAGGCTGAACCTTGACTGTGATATTATAGTTGTGGATGACAACAGCGGCGATGGAACAGCAGATGCAGTCAGGCGCATGATGGCGCGTTATGGCAACCTCAGGCTGATTGAACGGCCGTCAAAATCAGGAATTGACACAGCGGTCAGGGATGCGGCGCTTGTCGCCGGAGGAAAGTACATAGCAGTAATGGACAGCGACCTGCAGCACCCGCCTGAGCTTCTTCCGCAGCTGCTGCACGAAGCCAGAGGGGGGAAGGAGCTTGTAATAGCCTCCAGATATGCGGAGAACTCAAAAACAGACATGGGCTTCCTTCGGGGACTCGTTTCGAAATGCGCCACAGCGCTTGCACATTTCTTCGTGCCGAGAACGAGAAACATCACGGACCCCCTTTCCGGCTACTTCATATTTGAAAAGGGTTCTGTGGATACGGGCACCATTGGAGTTAACAACTACAAGGTGCTTCTCGAAATACTCGCAAGGAACCAGGTCGAGGCATCCGAAATACCGTTTGATTTCGGCGAACGGCATTCAGGCAGGAGTAAACTCGGATTCACGGAGATGCTGCGGTTTATTGCTCTCCTCTTCAGGTATTCGGACTACAGAACGGTCAAGTTCGTAATCGTCGGTGCAATCGGCATAGGCATCAACGAAAGCCTGCTTTTTCTCTTTGAACCGCATGCCCCGCTGCTGCTGGCATCGGCGGTTGCGGTGGAGGCTTCAATCGTCTCCAATTTCATAATGAACAATTACTGGACTTTCAGAAAAAAGATGAGATGCGGCTTCCTGAGAGGACTTTTAAGATACAATTTCGTAACAACTGCAGGTGCACTGCTGAACATAGCGATACTGGGAATGCTTGTTTTCGTCCATTTCGAATATCTTGCAGCCAACTTTGTGGGAACAATATTCGGCTTCGCAGCAAATTACATCGGAAGCGAAGGTTTCGTATGGCGCCTCAGGGTGCCGATTCAGTGAGCGGAACGCCCTGATCTTTTGTGCGTCCAGTTGACCCCCCCCCCCACATCCAGAGACACATGGCATGCCCTGGGGCTGACGCATGCCACGGCAGTCAGCCTCAGGCGGTCAGCTTCAGGCGGACGGCACGGCGGAGAATACGACCGGAGAAGAGGAATAACCGAGTTTGAAAAGATACGTATCTCCCGGATATGAGGAACTGTTCAGGTAGGCGACCACACCGTATATGGTGGAGTTACGCAATGCGGACAGGACAAACGGGGGGAGCAGCTGCATCTCGTACGAGTCGGCAAAAACATATTCGGGCAGATCAGAGGAGCTGAAGGGGAGAAAAGGCATGTAGCTGCGATTGAACGGAAGCCACATCGAGGAATAGGCATGAAAATTCTGATCCACCAGGGGAAAGAGATTGTCGCTGGCGAGCACATATGAATTTGCAGGTATCATTGCAGCCATCTTCCGGATCGCTGAAAATTCCGGGCTCGCGGAGTAACGCACATTGAAGCCTATGTTTGCCGAAAAATTCTGCGTATTGAGCGGTCCGACAACCAGGTTGAAGACTATCAGCGAGGTCAGGAGGAGTATGGAAAACTTCCTCAGGCGGCTCTCGCCCAGATCAGGCAGCCTGCGTAAAAGCGGATGGAGTTTCGATGCAGTAACGGGCGAAATGAGGAAGCGGAAAAGGACAGCCGCGGCAATTAATGCCAGCAGTACTGGCAGGTAATCGACAGGTTTCAGGAGAATAATGCCAAGATCCCTGGCGTAGAAAACGGCCGAGAGGGCGAGGAAGGAGGCCGGCAGAAACACAAAAGCATAGCCGCCTTTCTCTTTCAGACTGGTGTATCCCATTACGGCAGAAACGAACATGGGGGGGAGTGCTATGAAACCGTACTGATATCCGAAATTCTGAGAGAATTTGGAATAAAGAAATACCGACTCGACAAACCATGGAAGACTCATGACGAGCGACTTAGGTTTCAGCAGCGGCAGGAATGAGAGTGTGAGAAGGAGCAGCAGCCAGTATATCAGCGATTTTCCGAGCGTGAGAGGCGTCAGCGAGGGTGAAATGAAGTATGCATTCAGCGAAGACGCAAATGAACTGCTCAGCAGACCGAATACCCTTTCGATGACGAACACCCTCACCAGCTCAATCAGGACAAAAGCAATGCCTGAGAGCACCAGGAACGACAGGAATGTCCTGTTCTTTTCTGTCCATTCCCTCAAGGCTGTGTCAAAACCGTTTTCAGATATGAAATAAATGGCCACTGCGCCGGCGAGCAGCGGGAATACCTCCAGCGTCAGCGAGCCGATGACAAACGGAATCAGCGCCCATCTGTATCGGCGGACGGACATCAGGTAGTAGAAGGCGAGGAATTCAGCAGGAATGAAGGATTCCCAGTGAAAGTCATAGAAGATACTGGACAGCGTGGCCATGCTGAAGAGGAAGAGTGTCGCGAACAGCACAGCCTCCGCCCTCGACATTGCGCTTTTCCGCGCCAGGAGGTAGACAGGGACAGAGGATATGCCTACGGCAAATGACTGGATGAGGAGCAGGAAGAAGGCCCCCTGGTCGAGAGAATAGATGTACGCCACAGGTATTGCCACATATGCGCTGTTGACCTCCAGATATGTCGTGTAGCCGGTTGTTGAGAGATCCGCGGTCTCAAAGAGAAGTTTTCCGTGGACTGTTGACCAGAGCATCTGCTGCATTATTCCGAAGTCCCAGTCGGAGGTGTAGAAATTGGCGTACCGGAGATATCCGACATAGGTGGCAAGGACAATAAAAACGGAGGTCACAG
It includes:
- a CDS encoding glycosyltransferase, giving the protein MTELTVVLPTFNEAENLPLVIERIERLNLDCDIIVVDDNSGDGTADAVRRMMARYGNLRLIERPSKSGIDTAVRDAALVAGGKYIAVMDSDLQHPPELLPQLLHEARGGKELVIASRYAENSKTDMGFLRGLVSKCATALAHFFVPRTRNITDPLSGYFIFEKGSVDTGTIGVNNYKVLLEILARNQVEASEIPFDFGERHSGRSKLGFTEMLRFIALLFRYSDYRTVKFVIVGAIGIGINESLLFLFEPHAPLLLASAVAVEASIVSNFIMNNYWTFRKKMRCGFLRGLLRYNFVTTAGALLNIAILGMLVFVHFEYLAANFVGTIFGFAANYIGSEGFVWRLRVPIQ
- a CDS encoding DUF2079 domain-containing protein; the encoded protein is MSSGSKKMVLLDFVLLISVTSVFIVLATYVGYLRYANFYTSDWDFGIMQQMLWSTVHGKLLFETADLSTTGYTTYLEVNSAYVAIPVAYIYSLDQGAFFLLLIQSFAVGISSVPVYLLARKSAMSRAEAVLFATLFLFSMATLSSIFYDFHWESFIPAEFLAFYYLMSVRRYRWALIPFVIGSLTLEVFPLLAGAVAIYFISENGFDTALREWTEKNRTFLSFLVLSGIAFVLIELVRVFVIERVFGLLSSSFASSLNAYFISPSLTPLTLGKSLIYWLLLLLTLSFLPLLKPKSLVMSLPWFVESVFLYSKFSQNFGYQYGFIALPPMFVSAVMGYTSLKEKGGYAFVFLPASFLALSAVFYARDLGIILLKPVDYLPVLLALIAAAVLFRFLISPVTASKLHPLLRRLPDLGESRLRKFSILLLTSLIVFNLVVGPLNTQNFSANIGFNVRYSASPEFSAIRKMAAMIPANSYVLASDNLFPLVDQNFHAYSSMWLPFNRSYMPFLPFSSSDLPEYVFADSYEMQLLPPFVLSALRNSTIYGVVAYLNSSSYPGDTYLFKLGYSSSPVVFSAVPSA
- a CDS encoding Lrp/AsnC family transcriptional regulator gives rise to the protein MTGIEGKELQKKVVIRVIDDIDSQILSLLRENARMKNVEIARHVNLTEGGVRARIAKMVNDHIIERFTIVTRSNQISGLVLIKTQLDQTKIVIKRLKEISSSVYETSGEFDVASEMSADTVEQLNQKVDEIRSFPGVLETMTLIKMS
- a CDS encoding DUF835 domain-containing protein; the protein is MSEEDAVTGKLVDKPRSPSGNKSRKPAENSALEDIISSAVDTLSESGSWKSMLSSFSRNLARSRTEMFAVFVVIGRDLKFKWTTYNEILGNPEELSYEDLLPLNADFGEAAKTISVPGNNIKLLSEISAITNIDDFTLYRGGEHRSPSLYMYVGSRRKLDGTENLALSMTAKAFDSIVTREFRSSEHLYRSSRLAAAIEIMIQLQEGEITGSTLNKVSDILQKRLPVDFAAIMIEDEDSHNIEMTGISEALTSLYDTPQSLKTNNLPALVGSSKDSVILTEFEGANYRPLGIGSRWACVIPLAISSRRGGFLILESRTAAPFDESELDDIEVVSRAVADRISSKLMVAGKDRKIGVRNMLLEELLLLQRENDPSKIADDALTFIDSVIRSNISVFYVLNESRSMLIPIQSHGIFAEEMLSFSVRIGEGIVGRAMTRDKPELVHEAHTDARSVNIPGTPNEPESILTIPIRSIREDIGVIALHRIGRKSFSGEEIELAEITARHFSTVMERAYSTAELKKRIAEREMENHLRAQVAECTSLCAEIDDAEQICPIMLQKAMEFCNSDNGLLFVRKKGEGTLAKLAGKGITGDTALPELNAGEFDSLLKNAVRLSSGALTVENMGDISTLTEFVCPGTREKAVSRLFERALISESREFGGSSAVFICFDYRSNIRTENFRNAVMQELLNFLSVQLVKLNSRRSGIVELEQLKKISGFKDIANDEADINSLHKKTTEYLESALNAVFVAAYRIDYEGERLVLLHSSSHSYFPPKELLLKFVAGFLEKLNRSSTVATIDLKDDADSYPELFRNRMAISRLNSTEGADILFLAGFSDYRAMAEQLTVFSESVRYLENRIRQLEASFRERQRSGILNLIGEIGRKISSERDFRRMLDALASAAGHIIGAEYALTGVVSGSFVEWNGYFETMIPESIDKLALKSAERGEAIVVNNFEKSQIELDSTSAETVKDMVIYPVFRRSESETPILLLLLNKFDRKGFAENDIWIIERLAADVVNSVKNIETLRRETQLKRKAETLSNELAEILDEMEFPILRVGTSGSIEFANEYARKLFLPDIQGEGQKITSLLDEKDSLQIVELTDNLRKSERFDSSYSLLTHNGLRRMNVSGIPIQGKGKKKGTILLIRGEEALIAPGNDGSDENYQSARHSEIEGIRYTMKRGYSYMVNEQRPLLAYMALNDLSRAGFDILAITRQHPTKIREKFGLIGAEIRWLTQVVGSNNLDPSKISMITSAILNFIDRHRNSAILIDGLEYLLPNNSVVKVVGMLESVMQRTVDRGAVIIASADRLTFDQKDLAMIEKMFEELDLREMKRRYLNTEIEKFDTNKIEPAGDDAND